From Homalodisca vitripennis isolate AUS2020 chromosome 1, UT_GWSS_2.1, whole genome shotgun sequence, the proteins below share one genomic window:
- the LOC124360244 gene encoding histone chaperone asf1 isoform X1, translating to MVSILNMAKVQLGNVVVLDNPSPFLNPFQFELTFECIEELKEDLEWKMIYVGSAESEDYDQILDTIYVGPIPEGRHMFVFQADPPDVSKIPVADALGVTVVLLTCSYRGQEFVRVGYFINNEYTDPELRENPPAVPQFDKVVRNILGSEPRVTRFKINWDDSETQMKTSTEEEQQQQEQPTVNVGFNENSCSQSAMEVI from the exons gttTCTATTTTGAACATGGCTAAAGTTCAGCTGGGAAATGTTGTTGTTTTGGATAATCCATCACCATTTTTGAATCCATTTCAATTTGAACTAACATTTGAGTGCATTGAAGAACTGAAAGAAG ATTTAGAATGGAAGATGATTTATGTTGGATCTGCTGAGAGCGAAGACTATGATCAAATTCTAGATACAATCTATGTTGGACCGATACCAGAAGGAAgacatatgtttgtttttcaa GCAGATCCACCAGATGTCTCCAAAATCCCTGTGGCAGATGCTTTGGGTGTGACAGTGGTTCTTCTCACATGTAGTTATAGAGGACAGGAGTTTGTCAGAGTCGGGTACTTCATCAACAATGAGTACACAGATCCTGAACTAAGAGAGAACCCTCCGGCTGTCCCACAGTTTGACAAG GTAGTGAGAAACATTCTTGGATCTGAACCCCGAGTAACTCGTTTCAAGATAAACTGGGATGACTCTGAGACACAGATGAAGACGTCAACTGAGGAAGAGCAGCAGCAACAAGAACAGCCAACAGTCAATGTGGGGTTCAATGAGAACAGTTGCAGCCAAAGTGCGATGGAAGTGATATGA
- the LOC124360244 gene encoding histone chaperone asf1 isoform X2, translating into MAKVQLGNVVVLDNPSPFLNPFQFELTFECIEELKEDLEWKMIYVGSAESEDYDQILDTIYVGPIPEGRHMFVFQADPPDVSKIPVADALGVTVVLLTCSYRGQEFVRVGYFINNEYTDPELRENPPAVPQFDKVVRNILGSEPRVTRFKINWDDSETQMKTSTEEEQQQQEQPTVNVGFNENSCSQSAMEVI; encoded by the exons ATGGCTAAAGTTCAGCTGGGAAATGTTGTTGTTTTGGATAATCCATCACCATTTTTGAATCCATTTCAATTTGAACTAACATTTGAGTGCATTGAAGAACTGAAAGAAG ATTTAGAATGGAAGATGATTTATGTTGGATCTGCTGAGAGCGAAGACTATGATCAAATTCTAGATACAATCTATGTTGGACCGATACCAGAAGGAAgacatatgtttgtttttcaa GCAGATCCACCAGATGTCTCCAAAATCCCTGTGGCAGATGCTTTGGGTGTGACAGTGGTTCTTCTCACATGTAGTTATAGAGGACAGGAGTTTGTCAGAGTCGGGTACTTCATCAACAATGAGTACACAGATCCTGAACTAAGAGAGAACCCTCCGGCTGTCCCACAGTTTGACAAG GTAGTGAGAAACATTCTTGGATCTGAACCCCGAGTAACTCGTTTCAAGATAAACTGGGATGACTCTGAGACACAGATGAAGACGTCAACTGAGGAAGAGCAGCAGCAACAAGAACAGCCAACAGTCAATGTGGGGTTCAATGAGAACAGTTGCAGCCAAAGTGCGATGGAAGTGATATGA